A genomic window from Phoenix dactylifera cultivar Barhee BC4 chromosome 7, palm_55x_up_171113_PBpolish2nd_filt_p, whole genome shotgun sequence includes:
- the LOC103718712 gene encoding RNA polymerase II transcriptional coactivator KIWI-like isoform X1: MSNRENKKRRNEEAAAGDSDGAPPPKREAKRETGDATGDILVCELSKNRRVAVRRWQGMVVVDIREFYAKDGNQLPGRKGITLSIDQVCTEHPSNHNILFCLSTKNP, encoded by the exons atgtCGAACAGGGAGAACAAGAAGCGACGCAACGAGGAGGCCGCCGCCGGCGACTCCGACGGGGCGCCGCCGCCGAAGAGGGAGGCTAAGCGAGAAACCGGGGACGCTACCGGCGACATCCTCGTCTGCGAG TTGTCGAAAAATCGGAGGGTCGCCGTGCGGAGGTGGCAGGGGATGGTCGTAGTGGACATCAGAGAGTTCTACGCCAAGGATGGGAATCAGCTCCCTGGAAGGAAAG GTATCACACTCTCCATTGATCAGGTATGCACTGAGCATCCTTCCAATCACAACATTCTTTTTTGTCTTTCTACTAAAAACCCCTAA
- the LOC103718712 gene encoding RNA polymerase II transcriptional coactivator KIWI-like isoform X2, which yields MSNRENKKRRNEEAAAGDSDGAPPPKREAKRETGDATGDILVCELSKNRRVAVRRWQGMVVVDIREFYAKDGNQLPGRKGITLSIDQWKILHDHIEEINKAVTENA from the exons atgtCGAACAGGGAGAACAAGAAGCGACGCAACGAGGAGGCCGCCGCCGGCGACTCCGACGGGGCGCCGCCGCCGAAGAGGGAGGCTAAGCGAGAAACCGGGGACGCTACCGGCGACATCCTCGTCTGCGAG TTGTCGAAAAATCGGAGGGTCGCCGTGCGGAGGTGGCAGGGGATGGTCGTAGTGGACATCAGAGAGTTCTACGCCAAGGATGGGAATCAGCTCCCTGGAAGGAAAG GTATCACACTCTCCATTGATCAG TGGAAAATACTTCATGACCATATTGAAGAGATCAACAAGGCAGTGACTGAGAATGCATAG
- the LOC103718726 gene encoding receptor-like kinase LIP2 isoform X1: MRMTKGEDTEKKNDNRKEAPLMESEEGEGEPKESRGNEEEEKNEEEVVVGVKTVVVGVKTDVQSRQLLTWALVTAAAPGDRVVALHVHTSRSSSSSDPEGEDEQAAVVSLAKDLDAMLAVYKGFCNLKQIYLKWKICKGSSVRKVLAREVNELAASKLILGVAKHSRSIRLSSLSIVKYCAKKLPLDCSVFAVSNGKIVFQRQAADKNKVHRRNSSKDSTSSSGDGELYCLLPIRGQVGKDVDDSNSSPLLEDGSNNGNSAADENVTMVDASLKQNCSICESVSETPSMNESKEDEPLAPVPMENSDAPASCSWSPGVKEIPRARASWTLLRRPVFSSIRSSSSSHEWPKISLAHWALRLPSRYSAVHPYRKSMKSSANAISNIDTDSTPPSGAVHDEEGVLSKELESLQEKYSSVCRLFSYKELVNTTSNFSPEKLIGKGGCSRVYKGCLSDGKEVAVKILKPSENALRDFFSEIEIVTTLHHKNIISLIGFCSENNSLILVFDYLSRGSLEEVLHGEKENKPVLSWATRYKVAMGVAEALDYLHGGSGAETVIHRDVKSSNILLSEDFEPQLSDFGLAKWASTSTSSPTSGDVAGTFGYLAPEYFMYGKVNKKIDVYAFGVVLLELLSGRKPISTGCPKGQESLVMWAKPILQVGEVKQLVDPCLGNEYDSDQMERVTLAASLCIRRAHQSRPQIALVLKLLQGDDDVVKWARSKVSTSEGLDELDDELIHPKSIIQSHLNLALLDVDDDSLSISSTEHTVDFITANTSMEDYLKGRWSCSSSFN; the protein is encoded by the exons ATGAGGATGACCAAGGGAGAAGACACAGAGAAGAAGAACGACAACAGAAAGGAGGCTCCTTTAATGGAATCAGAGGAAGGCGAGGGAGAGCCAAAAGAAAGCAGAGGAaacgaagaggaggagaagaatgaggaggaggtggtggtcgGCGTGAAGACGGTGGTGGTCGGCGTGAAGACGGACGTCCAGAGCCGACAACTCCTCACTTGGGCCCTCGTCACGGCGGCCGCCCCGGGAGACCGCGTTGTCGCCCTTCACGTCCACACCtcccgttcttcctcctcctccgatcCTGAGGGCGAGGACGAGCAGGCCGCGGTCGTCTCCCTCGCCAAAGACTTGGACGCCATGCTCGCCGTCTACAAAGGCTTCTGCAATCTAAAGCAG ATCTATCTGAAGTGGAAGATTTGCAAGGGGAGTTCGGTCCGGAAGGTTTTGGCCCGGGAAGTGAACGAGCTCGCTGCGTCAAAACTCATTCTTGGGGTCGCCAAGCACTCTCGCAGCATTAG GTTGTCTTCCCTTTCAATTGTCAAATATTGTGCAAAGAAGCTGCCTTTGGATTGTTCAGTCTTCGCCGTTAGCAATGGAAAAATTGTTTTCCAAAGGCAAGCAGCAG ACAAGAACAAAGTTCACAGGAGGAATTCGAGCAAGGATTCTACCAGTAGCTCTGGCGATGGCGAATTGTATTGTTTGTTGCCAATTAGAGGTCAGGTAGGGAAGGATGTGGATGATTCCAATTCTTCACCTCTGTTGGAAGATGGGTCGAATAATGGTAACAGTGCTGCTGATGAAAATGTAACAATGGTGGATGCGTCTTTAAAACAGAATTGTTCAATTTGTGAATCTGTTTCTGAGACGCCAAGCATGAATGAATCGAAGGAGGATGAGCCACTGGCTCCAGTTCCAATGGAGAATTCTGATGCTCCTGCGAGTTGCTCATGGTCTCCTGGGGTAAAGGAGATTCCAAGAGCAAGAGCCAGTTGGACGCTCCTCAGAAGACCGGTCTTTTCGAGCATAAggagttcttcttcttcccatgaGTGGCCTAAGATCTCTCTAGCTCATTGGGCATTGCGGCTTCCGAGCCGGTATTCGGCGGTCCATCCTTATCGCAAGTCCATGAAGTCAAGTGCAAATGCCATCTCTAATATTGACACTGACTCAACTCCTCCTTCCGGTGCTGTCCATGATGAAGAAGGGGTACTTTCAAAGGAGTTGGAGTCTCTTCAAGAGAAGTATTCATCAGTTTGTAGATTGTTCAGCTACAAGGAACTTGTAAACACTACCTCCAACTTCTCACCAG AGAAATTAATTGGGAAGGGAGGCTGCAGCCGAGTTTATAAGGGTTGTCTTTCGGATGGCAAGGAAGTGGCAGTGAAAATTTTGAAGCCCTCTGAAAATGCATTGAGAGATTTTTTTTCGGAGATTGAGATTGTCACCACCTTGCATCATAAGAACATTATTTCTCTGATTGGGTTTTGCTCTGAGAACAACAGTCTCATACTGGTTTTTGACTACTTGTCACGGGGTAGCTTAGAAGAAGTTCTTCATG GTGAGAAAGAGAACAAGCCTGTTCTTAGTTGGGCCACTAGATATAAGGTGGCTATGGGTGTAGCGGAGGCACTTGATTACCTACATGGTGGTAGTGGTGCTGAAACTGTGATCCATAGAGATGTGAAGTCTTCAAACATCCTTCTCTCCGAGGATTTCGAACCACAG TTGTCTGATTTTGGACTTGCAAAGTGGGCATCGACATCGACATCAAGTCCAACTTCTGGTGATGTTGCAGGAACATTCGG GTATTTGGCTCCTGAATACTTCATGTATGGGAAAGTCAACAAAAAGATTGATGTCTATGCTTTTGGTGTCGTGCTTCTCGAGCTTCTTTCAGGAAGGAAGCCCATCAGCACAGGGTGCCCCAAGGGCCAGGAGAGCCTGGTCATGTGG GCAAAGCCAATCCTTCAAGTTGGCGAAGTCAAACAGCTGGTGGATCCATGTTTAGGAAATGAATATGATAGCGATCAGATGGAAAGGGTGACTCTAGCTGCTTCCCTTTGCATCAGGAGGGCTCATCAATCCCGGCCCCAAATAGCCCTT GTTTTGAAGCTACTCCAAGGGGATGATGATGTTGTCAAGTGGGCAAGGTCGAAAGTAAGCACTTCCGAAGGGCTTGATGAGTTGGATGATGAGTTAATACACCCAAAATCTATCATCCAATCCCATCTTAACCTTGCACTTCTTGATGTGGATGATGACTCATTATCGATCAGCAGCACAGAGCATACTGTTGATTTTATAACCGCAAACACTTCCATGGAGGATTACTTGAAAGGAAGATGGAGCTGTTCCTCAAGCTTCAATTAA
- the LOC103718712 gene encoding RNA polymerase II transcriptional coactivator KIWI-like isoform X3: MSNRENKKRRNEEAAAGDSDGAPPPKREAKRETGDATGDILVCELSKNRRVAVRRWQGMVVVDIREFYAKDGNQLPGRKGITLSIDQKEGTFV, from the exons atgtCGAACAGGGAGAACAAGAAGCGACGCAACGAGGAGGCCGCCGCCGGCGACTCCGACGGGGCGCCGCCGCCGAAGAGGGAGGCTAAGCGAGAAACCGGGGACGCTACCGGCGACATCCTCGTCTGCGAG TTGTCGAAAAATCGGAGGGTCGCCGTGCGGAGGTGGCAGGGGATGGTCGTAGTGGACATCAGAGAGTTCTACGCCAAGGATGGGAATCAGCTCCCTGGAAGGAAAG GTATCACACTCTCCATTGATCAG aaagaaggcactTTCGTATAA
- the LOC103718726 gene encoding serine/threonine-protein kinase shk1/pak1-like isoform X2 has protein sequence MRMTKGEDTEKKNDNRKEAPLMESEEGEGEPKESRGNEEEEKNEEEVVVGVKTVVVGVKTDVQSRQLLTWALVTAAAPGDRVVALHVHTSRSSSSSDPEGEDEQAAVVSLAKDLDAMLAVYKGFCNLKQIYLKWKICKGSSVRKVLAREVNELAASKLILGVAKHSRSIRLSSLSIVKYCAKKLPLDCSVFAVSNGKIVFQRQAADKNKVHRRNSSKDSTSSSGDGELYCLLPIRGQVGKDVDDSNSSPLLEDGSNNGNSAADENVTMVDASLKQNCSICESVSETPSMNESKEDEPLAPVPMENSDAPASCSWSPGVKEIPRARASWTLLRRPVFSSIRSSSSSHEWPKISLAHWALRLPSRYSAVHPYRKSMKSSANAISNIDTDSTPPSGAVHDEEGVLSKELESLQEKYSSVCRLFSYKELVNTTSNFSPEKLIGKGGCSRVYKGCLSDGKEVAVKILKPSENALRDFFSEIEIVTTLHHKNIISLIGFCSENNSLILVFDYLSRGSLEEVLHGEKENKPVLSWATRYKVAMGVAEALDYLHGGSGAETVIHRDVKSSNILLSEDFEPQLSDFGLAKWASTSTSSPTSGDVAGTFGYLAPEYFMYGKVNKKIDVYAFGVVLLELLSGRKPISTGCPKGQESLVMWVLKLLQGDDDVVKWARSKVSTSEGLDELDDELIHPKSIIQSHLNLALLDVDDDSLSISSTEHTVDFITANTSMEDYLKGRWSCSSSFN, from the exons ATGAGGATGACCAAGGGAGAAGACACAGAGAAGAAGAACGACAACAGAAAGGAGGCTCCTTTAATGGAATCAGAGGAAGGCGAGGGAGAGCCAAAAGAAAGCAGAGGAaacgaagaggaggagaagaatgaggaggaggtggtggtcgGCGTGAAGACGGTGGTGGTCGGCGTGAAGACGGACGTCCAGAGCCGACAACTCCTCACTTGGGCCCTCGTCACGGCGGCCGCCCCGGGAGACCGCGTTGTCGCCCTTCACGTCCACACCtcccgttcttcctcctcctccgatcCTGAGGGCGAGGACGAGCAGGCCGCGGTCGTCTCCCTCGCCAAAGACTTGGACGCCATGCTCGCCGTCTACAAAGGCTTCTGCAATCTAAAGCAG ATCTATCTGAAGTGGAAGATTTGCAAGGGGAGTTCGGTCCGGAAGGTTTTGGCCCGGGAAGTGAACGAGCTCGCTGCGTCAAAACTCATTCTTGGGGTCGCCAAGCACTCTCGCAGCATTAG GTTGTCTTCCCTTTCAATTGTCAAATATTGTGCAAAGAAGCTGCCTTTGGATTGTTCAGTCTTCGCCGTTAGCAATGGAAAAATTGTTTTCCAAAGGCAAGCAGCAG ACAAGAACAAAGTTCACAGGAGGAATTCGAGCAAGGATTCTACCAGTAGCTCTGGCGATGGCGAATTGTATTGTTTGTTGCCAATTAGAGGTCAGGTAGGGAAGGATGTGGATGATTCCAATTCTTCACCTCTGTTGGAAGATGGGTCGAATAATGGTAACAGTGCTGCTGATGAAAATGTAACAATGGTGGATGCGTCTTTAAAACAGAATTGTTCAATTTGTGAATCTGTTTCTGAGACGCCAAGCATGAATGAATCGAAGGAGGATGAGCCACTGGCTCCAGTTCCAATGGAGAATTCTGATGCTCCTGCGAGTTGCTCATGGTCTCCTGGGGTAAAGGAGATTCCAAGAGCAAGAGCCAGTTGGACGCTCCTCAGAAGACCGGTCTTTTCGAGCATAAggagttcttcttcttcccatgaGTGGCCTAAGATCTCTCTAGCTCATTGGGCATTGCGGCTTCCGAGCCGGTATTCGGCGGTCCATCCTTATCGCAAGTCCATGAAGTCAAGTGCAAATGCCATCTCTAATATTGACACTGACTCAACTCCTCCTTCCGGTGCTGTCCATGATGAAGAAGGGGTACTTTCAAAGGAGTTGGAGTCTCTTCAAGAGAAGTATTCATCAGTTTGTAGATTGTTCAGCTACAAGGAACTTGTAAACACTACCTCCAACTTCTCACCAG AGAAATTAATTGGGAAGGGAGGCTGCAGCCGAGTTTATAAGGGTTGTCTTTCGGATGGCAAGGAAGTGGCAGTGAAAATTTTGAAGCCCTCTGAAAATGCATTGAGAGATTTTTTTTCGGAGATTGAGATTGTCACCACCTTGCATCATAAGAACATTATTTCTCTGATTGGGTTTTGCTCTGAGAACAACAGTCTCATACTGGTTTTTGACTACTTGTCACGGGGTAGCTTAGAAGAAGTTCTTCATG GTGAGAAAGAGAACAAGCCTGTTCTTAGTTGGGCCACTAGATATAAGGTGGCTATGGGTGTAGCGGAGGCACTTGATTACCTACATGGTGGTAGTGGTGCTGAAACTGTGATCCATAGAGATGTGAAGTCTTCAAACATCCTTCTCTCCGAGGATTTCGAACCACAG TTGTCTGATTTTGGACTTGCAAAGTGGGCATCGACATCGACATCAAGTCCAACTTCTGGTGATGTTGCAGGAACATTCGG GTATTTGGCTCCTGAATACTTCATGTATGGGAAAGTCAACAAAAAGATTGATGTCTATGCTTTTGGTGTCGTGCTTCTCGAGCTTCTTTCAGGAAGGAAGCCCATCAGCACAGGGTGCCCCAAGGGCCAGGAGAGCCTGGTCATGTGG GTTTTGAAGCTACTCCAAGGGGATGATGATGTTGTCAAGTGGGCAAGGTCGAAAGTAAGCACTTCCGAAGGGCTTGATGAGTTGGATGATGAGTTAATACACCCAAAATCTATCATCCAATCCCATCTTAACCTTGCACTTCTTGATGTGGATGATGACTCATTATCGATCAGCAGCACAGAGCATACTGTTGATTTTATAACCGCAAACACTTCCATGGAGGATTACTTGAAAGGAAGATGGAGCTGTTCCTCAAGCTTCAATTAA